One genomic window of Deinococcus reticulitermitis includes the following:
- a CDS encoding ABC transporter substrate-binding protein: MNRFAAVLGLTAALTAASQASAVTLTFACDSVGQGYNECKKGADAWAKKTGNTVKLIQVPKETDQRLALYQQQLGAKASDVDVYMIDVVWPGLVGQHLLDLNKYVPAAEVKQHFPAIVQNNTIGGKLVGMPFFTDAGVLYYRTDLMKKYGYNAPPKTWNELATMAQKIQAGERKTNAKFVGFVFQGKNYEGLTCDALEWISSFGGGTIVDNSGKITINNPKAVQALQAIQALIGTASPAAVTTYGEEEARNVWQAGNAAFMRNWPYAYAAGQAKGSPIAGKIGVAALPAGPGGKPAATLGGWQLAVNAYSKNPKEAASLVQYLTGKEEQKRRAIEGSYNPTIAALYKDQQVLKAVPFFGSLYDVFINAVARPATVTGSKYNQVSDAFSTAVYGVLTKKSAPGPALKTLEGQLTRIKGRGW; this comes from the coding sequence ATGAACAGATTTGCCGCCGTGCTCGGACTCACCGCCGCCCTCACCGCCGCTTCTCAGGCGAGCGCTGTCACCCTCACTTTTGCCTGCGACTCGGTGGGTCAGGGCTACAACGAGTGCAAGAAGGGCGCCGACGCCTGGGCCAAGAAGACGGGCAACACCGTCAAGCTGATCCAGGTCCCCAAGGAAACCGACCAGCGCCTCGCGCTCTACCAGCAGCAGCTCGGGGCCAAGGCCTCGGACGTGGACGTGTACATGATCGACGTGGTGTGGCCGGGCCTCGTCGGCCAGCACCTGCTCGACCTGAACAAGTACGTTCCCGCCGCCGAAGTCAAGCAGCATTTCCCGGCCATCGTGCAGAACAACACCATCGGCGGCAAGCTCGTCGGGATGCCCTTCTTCACTGACGCGGGCGTGCTGTACTACCGCACTGACCTGATGAAGAAGTACGGTTACAACGCCCCCCCCAAGACCTGGAACGAGCTGGCGACCATGGCCCAGAAGATCCAGGCCGGGGAGCGCAAGACCAACGCCAAGTTCGTGGGCTTCGTCTTCCAGGGCAAGAACTACGAGGGCCTGACCTGCGACGCGCTGGAGTGGATCAGCTCCTTCGGCGGCGGCACCATCGTCGACAACAGCGGCAAGATCACCATCAACAATCCCAAGGCCGTGCAGGCGCTTCAGGCGATTCAGGCCCTGATCGGCACCGCTTCCCCCGCGGCGGTCACCACCTACGGCGAGGAAGAAGCGCGCAACGTGTGGCAGGCCGGCAACGCGGCGTTCATGCGCAACTGGCCCTACGCCTACGCGGCGGGTCAGGCCAAGGGCAGCCCGATTGCCGGCAAGATCGGGGTCGCGGCGCTCCCGGCGGGCCCCGGCGGCAAGCCGGCGGCAACGCTCGGTGGCTGGCAACTCGCCGTCAACGCCTACTCGAAAAATCCCAAGGAAGCCGCCAGCCTGGTGCAGTACCTCACCGGCAAGGAGGAGCAGAAGCGCCGCGCGATTGAGGGCAGCTACAACCCCACCATCGCGGCGCTCTACAAAGACCAGCAGGTGCTCAAGGCCGTACCGTTCTTCGGCAGCCTCTATGACGTGTTCATCAACGCGGTGGCTCGCCCCGCCACGGTGACGGGCAGCAAGTACAACCAGGTCAGCGACGCTTTCTCGACCGCTGTCTACGGCGTGCTCACCAAGAAGAGCGCCCCGGGGCCGGCCCTCAAGACGCTCGAGGGCCAGCTCACGCGCATCAAGGGACGTGGCTGGTAA
- a CDS encoding heme-binding domain-containing protein, which produces MAVTRTAQPRRPHPLVRWLGGLAGALVLIQLVPYGRAHANPPAQAQPTWDSAQTKALFGRACADCHSNQTKWPWYSNVAPVSWLVQNHVDDGRTHFNIHVPGFGRDADEAAGQVREGEMPEKTYLPLHPEARLSAAERDRLVQGLAATFGSDSQKSGERD; this is translated from the coding sequence ATGGCTGTCACCCGCACCGCCCAGCCGCGCCGTCCGCACCCCCTCGTTCGCTGGCTCGGTGGCCTGGCCGGCGCCCTGGTCCTGATTCAGCTCGTGCCCTATGGCCGCGCGCACGCCAACCCGCCCGCGCAGGCCCAACCCACGTGGGACAGCGCGCAGACCAAGGCCCTCTTTGGCCGGGCGTGCGCCGACTGTCACTCCAACCAGACGAAGTGGCCGTGGTACTCCAATGTCGCCCCGGTGTCGTGGCTCGTGCAAAACCACGTGGACGACGGCCGCACCCACTTCAATATCCATGTGCCTGGCTTTGGCCGCGACGCCGACGAGGCCGCCGGGCAGGTCCGGGAGGGGGAAATGCCGGAAAAGACCTATCTCCCGCTGCACCCCGAAGCCCGCCTGAGCGCCGCTGAGCGCGACCGGCTCGTGCAGGGGTTGGCCGCCACGTTCGGGTCAGACAGCCAGAAGAGCGGCGAGCGCGACTGA
- a CDS encoding heavy metal translocating P-type ATPase, whose product MTVSTSTAQARAQAPGSKKFVLPPGLRQALLLTLLTLLGLIVGLLGEHVLENEFVMWGGFVLAYLAGGIPAGREALHSLFVERKLDVDLLMVLAALGAASIGQAADGAILLFLFSLSNTLQDWAMGRTKRAIEALMDLNPEGATVRREGVERWCELGEIRVGDLLVVRPGERVAADARVVRGSTAVDESPITGESRPIDKDIGSPLASGTVNLNGSVEAEVVRPAGESTLARLVALMEEAQTQKSRTETLSERWESPYATVVLIAVPLVFALLRYGFSLPTDDAWYRAMTFMVVASPCAVVISTPAVMLSAMAAAARGGVLFKSSAALDALAGVRTIAFDKTGTLTQARMTLTRIFADDERASLALAAGLEAHSEHPIAQAIVTAARERGVAAVDLSGAQAIPGHGIEARTDAGERAWAGNLRLMEREGAQLTPAQHSALAELNAQGSSTVVVGVGPRVLGVMGVADALRPGIAGALGAIRAAGVEHTVMLTGDKSEVAQAVAHETGLSEFRAELLPEDKLRIIGELPPPVAMVGDGVNDAPALARADLGIAVASGTDVAMESADVVLMQNDLAKLAGAVRLARAARRTVIFNLLFAFGVILIVAPLAVMGKVPLPLGVVAHEGGTVFVVFMGLRLLAHRL is encoded by the coding sequence GTGACCGTATCCACCTCCACCGCTCAGGCGCGCGCCCAGGCGCCGGGCAGCAAGAAGTTCGTCCTGCCTCCTGGGCTGCGTCAGGCGCTGCTCTTGACCCTCCTGACGCTCCTCGGGCTGATCGTCGGTCTGCTCGGTGAGCACGTCCTGGAAAACGAGTTCGTGATGTGGGGCGGCTTCGTTCTCGCCTACCTTGCGGGCGGCATCCCGGCGGGGCGCGAGGCGCTGCACAGCCTCTTTGTCGAGCGCAAGCTGGACGTGGACCTCCTGATGGTCCTCGCCGCGCTCGGGGCCGCGAGCATCGGGCAGGCCGCCGACGGCGCAATTTTGCTGTTTCTCTTCAGCCTGTCGAACACCTTGCAGGACTGGGCGATGGGCCGCACCAAGCGCGCGATCGAGGCGCTGATGGACCTCAACCCGGAGGGCGCCACCGTGCGCCGGGAGGGGGTGGAGCGCTGGTGCGAACTCGGCGAGATCCGCGTCGGGGACCTGCTCGTCGTGCGGCCCGGCGAGCGCGTCGCCGCCGACGCCCGGGTGGTCCGGGGGAGCACGGCAGTGGACGAGTCGCCGATCACCGGGGAGAGCCGGCCCATCGACAAGGACATCGGCTCGCCGCTCGCCTCGGGGACCGTCAACCTCAACGGCAGCGTGGAGGCCGAGGTCGTGCGCCCGGCGGGGGAGAGCACCCTGGCGCGGCTCGTCGCGTTGATGGAAGAAGCCCAGACCCAGAAGAGCCGCACCGAGACCCTCAGCGAGCGCTGGGAGAGCCCCTACGCCACGGTGGTCCTGATCGCGGTGCCGCTCGTGTTCGCGCTGCTGCGCTACGGCTTCTCGCTGCCGACGGACGACGCCTGGTACCGCGCGATGACCTTTATGGTGGTGGCGAGCCCCTGCGCCGTCGTGATCTCGACGCCCGCCGTGATGCTCAGCGCGATGGCGGCGGCGGCGCGCGGTGGGGTGCTGTTCAAGAGCAGCGCGGCCCTCGACGCTCTGGCCGGGGTCCGGACCATCGCCTTCGACAAGACCGGCACCCTGACCCAGGCCAGGATGACCCTGACCCGCATCTTCGCGGACGACGAGCGCGCGTCCCTTGCGCTGGCGGCGGGGCTGGAGGCCCACTCTGAACACCCCATCGCGCAGGCCATCGTGACGGCGGCGCGCGAGCGGGGCGTGGCTGCCGTTGACCTGAGCGGCGCGCAGGCCATCCCCGGTCACGGCATCGAGGCCCGCACGGACGCGGGCGAACGCGCCTGGGCCGGCAACCTGCGTCTGATGGAGCGGGAGGGCGCGCAGCTCACACCCGCCCAGCACTCGGCGCTCGCTGAGCTGAACGCGCAGGGCAGCTCGACGGTGGTTGTCGGCGTCGGCCCGCGCGTGCTCGGGGTGATGGGCGTGGCCGACGCGCTGCGGCCCGGCATCGCGGGGGCGTTGGGAGCGATTCGCGCGGCGGGCGTGGAGCACACCGTCATGCTGACGGGCGACAAGTCCGAGGTCGCGCAGGCGGTCGCGCACGAAACCGGCCTGAGCGAGTTCCGCGCCGAGCTGCTGCCCGAGGACAAGCTCAGGATCATCGGCGAGTTGCCGCCTCCCGTGGCGATGGTGGGCGACGGCGTCAACGACGCGCCGGCCCTGGCCCGCGCCGACCTCGGAATAGCGGTCGCGAGCGGCACCGACGTGGCGATGGAATCGGCAGACGTGGTGCTGATGCAAAACGACCTCGCCAAGCTTGCCGGGGCCGTGCGGCTCGCCCGGGCGGCGCGGCGCACCGTGATCTTCAATCTCCTCTTCGCCTTCGGCGTGATCCTGATCGTCGCGCCGCTCGCCGTGATGGGCAAGGTGCCGCTGCCGCTCGGGGTGGTCGCGCACGAGGGCGGCACGGTCTTCGTCGTGTTTATGGGTCTGCGTCTGCTCGCGCACCGGCTCTGA
- a CDS encoding DUF456 domain-containing protein — protein MSLPFLVFLVAWIVGMVGTFIPAVPATLIIFLGSVAAALLDGFQVAQDLPFLLVFGIITLIIMSIDNVASAWGARKYGGGREAMWGALIGGLVGIFIPFGLIVGPLAGALIAELLVARQPLDRALRAAWGTLIGLLAGIAAKVVLHLLVGAYELWRLWDPAKSVFG, from the coding sequence ATGAGTCTTCCCTTTCTGGTTTTTCTGGTTGCCTGGATCGTCGGCATGGTCGGCACCTTCATCCCCGCCGTTCCCGCCACGCTGATCATCTTTCTCGGGTCGGTCGCTGCCGCCCTGCTCGACGGCTTTCAGGTGGCCCAGGACCTGCCGTTCCTGCTGGTGTTCGGGATCATCACCCTGATCATCATGAGCATCGACAACGTCGCCTCGGCGTGGGGCGCGCGCAAATACGGCGGGGGCAGGGAAGCGATGTGGGGCGCCCTGATCGGCGGCCTGGTCGGGATCTTCATCCCTTTTGGCCTGATCGTGGGACCGCTTGCCGGCGCCCTGATCGCCGAACTGCTGGTCGCGCGCCAACCGCTCGACCGTGCCCTGCGCGCGGCCTGGGGCACCCTGATCGGCCTGCTTGCGGGCATTGCGGCCAAGGTCGTGCTGCACCTGCTCGTCGGGGCCTACGAGCTGTGGCGGCTGTGGGACCCGGCAAAGAGCGTCTTCGGATAG
- a CDS encoding CAP domain-containing protein: MRSLLLLLTLGPLFSAQAQSPASDSGPPQALARTVKEALAGCGVKAEQTPALGQVAADTLGASKLADALVRQGYRPHEAREWSATYHGDLAWVRRTLAAQCGEWQGYRESGLATDGTRLSLILATPARVDLKQSRRWLSDFLAATNQARAQAQKCGDETMKAAPPLRWNEQLEAAAARHATEMVQLDFRGHVNPKDGSTPLQRAAAAGFRGSVGENIQYGAITPAEAVKHLLGSPGHCKNLMEPRWTSFGAAVNNGTTKTLFSTYWVQVFGAER, translated from the coding sequence GTGCGTTCCCTGCTTCTGCTGCTTACGCTCGGCCCCCTCTTTTCCGCTCAGGCTCAATCGCCCGCCTCCGACTCTGGCCCTCCCCAGGCCCTCGCCAGGACGGTGAAGGAGGCGCTCGCCGGCTGCGGCGTGAAGGCCGAGCAGACTCCGGCGCTCGGGCAGGTGGCCGCCGATACGCTCGGGGCCTCCAAATTGGCCGACGCCCTCGTCCGGCAGGGCTACCGGCCCCACGAGGCGCGCGAGTGGAGCGCGACCTACCACGGTGACCTCGCCTGGGTGCGGCGCACGCTGGCCGCTCAGTGCGGGGAGTGGCAGGGCTACCGCGAGAGCGGCCTCGCCACCGACGGCACCCGGCTCTCCCTCATTCTGGCGACGCCCGCACGGGTCGACCTCAAGCAGTCCCGGCGCTGGCTGAGCGACTTTCTCGCCGCCACCAATCAGGCGCGTGCCCAGGCCCAGAAGTGCGGGGACGAGACCATGAAGGCCGCGCCGCCGCTGCGCTGGAACGAGCAACTGGAAGCCGCCGCCGCCCGGCACGCGACCGAGATGGTGCAGCTCGATTTTCGCGGCCACGTCAACCCCAAAGATGGCAGCACGCCGCTCCAGCGGGCCGCCGCCGCCGGCTTCCGGGGCAGCGTGGGCGAGAACATCCAGTACGGCGCGATCACCCCGGCAGAGGCCGTCAAGCACCTGCTCGGCAGCCCCGGCCACTGCAAGAACCTGATGGAACCGCGCTGGACCTCGTTCGGCGCCGCCGTGAACAACGGCACGACGAAGACGCTCTTTTCGACGTACTGGGTGCAGGTGTTCGGGGCGGAGCGGTAG
- the miaB gene encoding tRNA (N6-isopentenyl adenosine(37)-C2)-methylthiotransferase MiaB: MKAHLITYGCQMNEYDTHLVQSQLVSFGADLVESVDEADFVLINTCAVRGKPVDKVRSLLGELRKQKQQRPLVVGMMGCLAQLEEGQQIARKFEVDVLLGPGSLLDIGAALESNGRFWGLQFKDELHDHIPPPPMGKLQAHLTIMRGCDHHCTYCIVPTTRGPQVSRHPDDILRELDLQLAAGVQEVTLLGQNVNAYGVDGGARLKGYPSFAELLRRVGASGVRRVKFTTSHPMNFTEDVAAAIGETPAICEFVHLPVQSGSDQVLRRMAREYNREKYLTHIAQIKHHIPGVVLATDIIVGFPGETEEDFQETLSLYDEVGFDSAYMFIYSPRPGTPSYKHFQDLPRELKTERLQRLIARQKEWSARKNAEKVGTVQEVLLRGDAHESGFLEGHTRGNHPTVVPRAIGADGPGVYPVRIEHATPHMMYGRVLGEDGLPLPELPRFDPAAAALSGALPMI; encoded by the coding sequence GTGAAGGCACACCTGATCACTTACGGCTGCCAGATGAACGAGTACGACACCCATCTGGTGCAGTCTCAACTCGTGAGTTTCGGCGCCGACCTCGTCGAGTCGGTGGACGAGGCCGATTTTGTCCTGATCAACACCTGCGCGGTGCGCGGCAAGCCGGTAGACAAGGTTCGCTCGCTGCTCGGCGAACTGCGTAAGCAAAAGCAGCAGCGCCCGCTCGTGGTGGGCATGATGGGCTGCCTCGCGCAGCTCGAAGAGGGCCAGCAGATCGCCCGCAAGTTCGAGGTGGACGTGCTGCTCGGCCCCGGCAGCCTGCTCGATATCGGCGCGGCGCTCGAATCCAACGGGCGGTTCTGGGGCCTGCAATTCAAGGACGAACTCCACGACCACATCCCGCCGCCCCCCATGGGCAAGCTGCAAGCCCACCTCACCATCATGCGCGGCTGCGACCACCACTGCACCTACTGCATCGTGCCGACCACGCGCGGCCCGCAGGTCAGCCGCCACCCAGACGACATCCTGCGCGAACTCGATCTGCAACTCGCGGCGGGGGTGCAGGAAGTCACGCTGCTCGGCCAGAACGTCAATGCGTATGGTGTGGACGGGGGCGCCCGCCTGAAGGGCTATCCCTCCTTCGCCGAACTGCTGCGGAGGGTGGGGGCAAGCGGCGTGCGGCGCGTCAAGTTCACCACCTCGCACCCGATGAACTTCACCGAGGACGTGGCCGCCGCCATCGGCGAGACGCCCGCGATCTGCGAATTTGTCCATCTGCCGGTCCAGAGCGGCTCGGACCAGGTGCTGCGGCGCATGGCGCGCGAGTATAACCGCGAGAAGTACCTCACCCACATCGCCCAGATCAAGCATCACATCCCCGGCGTGGTGCTCGCCACCGACATCATCGTGGGCTTTCCCGGCGAGACCGAGGAAGATTTCCAGGAGACGCTCAGCCTCTACGACGAGGTGGGCTTCGACTCGGCCTACATGTTCATCTACTCGCCGCGCCCCGGCACCCCGAGCTACAAGCACTTCCAGGACCTGCCGCGCGAGCTCAAGACCGAGCGGCTCCAGCGCCTGATTGCCCGGCAAAAGGAGTGGTCGGCGCGCAAGAACGCCGAGAAAGTCGGCACCGTCCAGGAAGTGCTGCTGCGCGGCGACGCCCACGAGTCGGGTTTCCTCGAAGGCCACACGCGCGGCAACCACCCCACGGTGGTGCCCCGGGCCATCGGCGCGGACGGCCCCGGCGTCTACCCGGTCCGCATCGAGCACGCCACCCCGCACATGATGTACGGCCGGGTACTGGGCGAAGACGGTCTGCCGCTGCCCGAGCTGCCGCGCTTCGATCCGGCGGCGGCGGCGCTGAGCGGAGCCCTGCCGATGATTTGA
- a CDS encoding DUF1684 domain-containing protein — protein sequence MAHLSPEDAALLDWRRRKDEHFSSGRGPVPPEALADFRGLSYYPPDPAWRFRAELEPPPPGSPPELELETSTGEPRFMALAGQLTFSLPQGPASLLAFADLGDEAPGQLFIPFRDATSGGETYGAGRYVEAPVTRGEDGVWAHVDFNRAYHPLCLFSERWSCPLPPAANTLPVAVRAGERL from the coding sequence ATGGCCCACCTCTCCCCGGAAGACGCCGCGCTGCTCGATTGGCGTCGGCGCAAGGACGAGCACTTCTCCTCGGGTCGGGGACCGGTCCCGCCCGAGGCCCTCGCCGACTTTCGCGGCCTGAGCTACTACCCGCCGGACCCGGCCTGGCGGTTCCGGGCTGAGCTCGAGCCGCCGCCTCCCGGCTCTCCCCCCGAATTAGAGCTGGAAACGAGCACTGGGGAGCCGCGCTTCATGGCGCTCGCCGGACAGCTCACCTTTTCACTGCCGCAGGGGCCGGCCTCGCTGCTCGCCTTCGCGGACCTCGGGGACGAGGCGCCGGGGCAGCTGTTCATTCCCTTCCGCGACGCCACGAGCGGCGGGGAGACTTACGGCGCCGGGCGCTATGTCGAGGCGCCAGTCACGCGCGGGGAGGACGGCGTGTGGGCGCATGTGGATTTCAACCGCGCCTACCACCCCCTGTGCCTGTTCAGCGAGCGCTGGAGCTGCCCGCTGCCCCCCGCTGCCAACACGCTGCCGGTAGCGGTGCGGGCGGGGGAACGGCTCTGA
- a CDS encoding RNA-binding S4 domain-containing protein, with the protein MSDLLPGQDSIDLQDFLKLRGVVETGGEAKFRVQGGEVRVNGGVETRRRKKLRRGDVVEYAGQRLTVEG; encoded by the coding sequence ATGAGCGACCTCTTGCCCGGCCAGGACAGTATCGACCTCCAGGATTTTCTCAAACTGCGTGGGGTGGTGGAAACCGGCGGCGAGGCCAAGTTCCGTGTGCAGGGCGGCGAGGTGCGGGTCAACGGCGGCGTCGAGACCCGCCGGCGTAAGAAGCTGCGCCGCGGCGACGTCGTCGAGTATGCCGGGCAGCGCCTGACGGTGGAGGGCTGA
- a CDS encoding DMT family transporter, whose amino-acid sequence MSGRRIHSGASAAPLLILTAAVLWGLLGILGKQAQAAGVGPLEVAFWRAVLGGGLFALHALLTRAALPRGRDLLVTAAFGVVGVSVFYGAYQLAVRSGGASLASVLLYTAPAFVALLGWLFLRDRLGRRELLAVGGTLAGIALISFGGGEGVQASGAALAWGLLSGFTYSLYYLYGKAFFDRYSPSALFAVALPVGALGLLPFLSFTPKTGGAWLSLGGLALLCTYLAYLAYSAGLKHLPATRASVIASLEPVVAAGLAALVFGERLSPLALLGAALVIGAALTLSVQKPQEAHPVIE is encoded by the coding sequence ATGAGCGGCCGCCGAATCCACTCGGGGGCCAGCGCCGCGCCCCTGCTGATCCTGACGGCGGCGGTACTCTGGGGACTGCTGGGCATCCTCGGCAAGCAGGCGCAGGCCGCCGGGGTGGGGCCGCTGGAGGTCGCCTTCTGGCGGGCGGTGCTCGGCGGGGGGCTCTTTGCGCTGCACGCCCTGCTCACGCGCGCGGCCCTTCCGCGTGGGCGCGACCTGCTCGTGACCGCCGCGTTCGGCGTCGTCGGCGTGAGCGTCTTTTACGGCGCCTACCAGCTCGCGGTGCGCTCGGGCGGCGCGAGTCTGGCGAGCGTGCTGCTCTACACCGCTCCGGCCTTCGTCGCGCTGCTGGGGTGGCTGTTTCTGCGTGACCGCCTCGGCAGGCGCGAACTTCTCGCGGTGGGGGGCACCCTCGCCGGCATCGCCCTGATCAGCTTCGGCGGCGGCGAGGGGGTGCAAGCCAGCGGCGCGGCGCTCGCGTGGGGGCTGCTCTCGGGCTTCACCTACAGCCTGTACTACCTCTACGGCAAGGCCTTCTTTGACCGCTACTCCCCGTCGGCCCTCTTCGCGGTCGCGCTGCCGGTGGGGGCGCTCGGGCTGCTCCCGTTTCTCTCGTTCACGCCCAAAACGGGCGGCGCGTGGCTGAGCCTCGGCGGGCTGGCGCTGCTGTGTACCTACCTCGCCTACCTCGCCTACAGCGCGGGCCTCAAGCACCTGCCCGCCACCCGCGCGAGCGTGATCGCCAGCCTGGAGCCGGTGGTGGCGGCGGGGCTCGCCGCGCTCGTGTTCGGCGAGCGCCTCAGCCCGCTCGCGCTGCTCGGCGCGGCGCTCGTGATCGGGGCGGCCCTGACGCTGAGCGTGCAAAAGCCGCAGGAGGCGCATCCCGTCATCGAGTGA